Sequence from the Spirochaetae bacterium HGW-Spirochaetae-1 genome:
ATATGATAATCCGGTTCTTTTATCAATGAAAATATGGGCCCGGTAATAATATCTTGACAGTCCCGTCCCTAAACTCATCACTTATTGCAAAGAAGCATATCATTCACAGGGGGATATCAGGCCATGTCGTATCATCTTCTCAACATAGCCACGGGAGAATCCTTTACCTGCCGGGACGAGACATGGCATTCCTGTCTCGATCTGGCTGAAAAGGAGGGCTGGAAACCCGACGGTACACTCTTTGACTACGAGTTTATCCTCGATGAGAGCACCGATGAGAATGATGACATCATGTATACTCTCTACATGGGCCTTGTGGTACATCACCGTTTTCTTGAATGGGACGGCAACTTTACTGACAGGGCCAACCAGATCGTCTCCCATGATGACGCCCATTACCTTGCCCTGCACATCAGGGGGCTTCTTGACAACGGGGAACTCGTTGAATTCATCGCAAAAGGCTCCTTCCGTATCTGCGAAATTTAAAATCACCGGCCGCGGGCTTTCAGCTTTTTCATTGACAGAATGAATATGTCTGCCATGATACAGGACAGCATAGACAGCCTTCCAGGGAGTATTATGATATTGAATCGGAAACTATCGGCATTGATTATATCGGCCGTAATAATTCTCTTCACAACGACGCGGTGCGGCAAAAAATCCGATATATATCATGTGGCCATCGGCACCGGCGGCGTTACAGGCGTCTACTATCCCGCAGGCGGCGCCATAGCCCGCATGGTTAACAAAAAAACCGACCGCTATAAAATCCGGGTCACGGTGGAATCAACCAGCGGGTCCGTGTACAACATCAATGCCGTACTCAGCGGCGATATCAATTTCGGCATAGCCCAGTCGGACCGCCTCTTCCAGGCCTGCAGGGGTTTTGCCGAATGGGAAAAGGCGGGACCGCAGAGGAATATCCGCTCAGTCTTTGGCCTGCACCATGAATCCATAACCATGGTGGCATCGGAAAAGAGCGGTATAAAGAAATTTTATGACATCAGGGGAAAAATCATCAACCTGGGCAATCCCGGATCAGGACAACTCCAGAATGCCCGTGACGCCATGGAGGCCTTCGGCATAAATGAGTCCGAAATCCGGGCTGAATATATCAAGGCCGTGGAAGCAGCGGGCCTGCTCCAGGACGAGCGTATCGACGCCTTCTTCTACACCGTGGGACATCCCAACGGAAGCCTCAAGGAGGCCGCCGCGGGAAGAGTCAAAGTGAGGATAGTTGATCTGTCCGGGAAGCCTCTCAATGCACTCTTTAAAAAATATCCCTTTTACACCGCATCGGTCATACCGGCGGAGATGTATCCCGGCATTCTGAACACAGAAGACATTGCAACTTTCGGGGTCAGAGCCCTCCTCATCTGTTCCGCCGGAACCAGAACCGACGCGGTCTATGCCCTGGTGAAGGAGGTATTCGACAACTTCGACGAATTCAAAAAGCTCCACCCCGCCTACGCCGTTCTCACCCGGGAGGATATGCTGAAGGGAATGACGGCCCCCTTCCATGAAGGGGCCATGAAATACTACCGCGAAACGGGACTGGACAGATATATAAACTAATTGTTCTGCTTTACAAAATACGGACCAGAGCCCCCGGCGTATGTATCAGCTCCTTGAAAAAAAGAACTGTCGCCGCCCCCGGAGGGGGCTTTAAACTTATGAATACATTACATTAGAAAATATTTGTATGGCATATTCCATAAAATTAAATAAATGAAATACTTTTAATTTCATGATAGAAATAAGACAAATGGTTCATAACCCCTCCAGGGGTGGCGACGTCTGGTATATTTAGTCAATACGTAGATTCGCCGGGGAACGAACAACAGGATAAATAATGTTCTCACGAAAAACACAAACAGCAGAAGATATATTAAAAGAAGAAACCGGCGAATTACGCTCATTAAACCGTTTCGAAAAGACCCTGACTGCCGCCGTGGCCCTGGCATGGGCCCTATTTCAGCTATCCCTTGCAAGCTGGCTCATCCTCGACAGCATCAAGGTGAGGGCCATTCATCTGGTCTTCGCCATGGTGCTGCTCTACCTGAGCTTCCCCCTCTTCAGGAGGAATAAAAAGCTTTCATTTATTTCAACAACGAGAGGGATAGCGCTGCTGGATTATATCCTGGCTGGCCTGTCAATCGCGGCGGTCCTCTACATAGTCCTGGACTGGGAGGGACTCGTAACCCGCATGGGGGCCCTGAGTACCCGTGATATTATCTTCGGCTCCCTGCTCATCCTGCTTCTCCTTGAAGCATCGCGACGATGCATCGGACCCGCCCTGCCGGTTATCGTGATCATTTTCAGCCTCTACGCCTTTTTCGCCGACGCCATGCCCGATTTCATTTCTTCTAGACCGGTGTCACTTAAAAAATACATCAACCAGACGGCCCTCTCATCGGAGGGGATATACGGTATTCCCCTGGGAGTCTCGGCAAGCATCGTGTATCTTTTTGTACTGCTGGGAGCTATGATGGACCGGGCCGGCGCAGGGTCATTTTTTACAACACTTGCTCTGTCCCTCCTGGGCCGATTCAAAGGAGGGCCCGCCAAGGCAGCAGTGGTATCCAGCGGACTCACGGGCATGATATCGGGCTCCAGCATCGCCAATATCGTCACCACGGGAACCTTCACCATTCCCCTGATGAAAAAAGTGGGATATCCGGCAAAAAAAGCCGCCGCCATCGAGGTTGCGGCCAGCATCGACGGCCAGCTCATGCCGCCCATCATGGGAGCCGCGGCCTTCATCATCGCCGAGTATGTTAATGTCCCCTACGTTGAAGTGGTCAGGGCTGCACTCATTCCGGCCCTTGTCTCTTATGCTGCACTCTTCTTTATCACCCATCTCGAAGCCTCGAAGCTGGGCATGAAGGGACTGCCGCGCCATGAGATCCCCTCTTTCAGAAAAACATTGAAAGAAGGATTCCATTACCTTATCCCCATTTCCTGGCTCATCTATGAGCTCATCGTACTGCGTCACTCACCGGAACTGGCGGCTTTCCGCGCCATACTTCTGCTCTGTGTCGTAATACTCTTCCAGGAGATATACCAGGCGCGCCGGGGAAATAGATCCTTCCATTCAGCCCTCAAGAAGGCCCTCGCCTCCATCGGCGGCGGTCTCATCAGCGGTTCGAAAAACATGGTCGTCGTAGCCCTGGCTACGGCCGCGGCCGGCATCATCGTAGGCATCGTTAGCCTGGGACTGGGGAGCATGATCACACATATAGTGGAGGCCATATCATCAGGCAATGTGTTCATCCTGCTTTTTATAACCGCCATAGCCAGTCTTATCCTGGGCATGGGCCTTCCCACCACGGCCACCTACATCGTCATGGCTTCCCTGACAGCGCCCATCATCGTCACCCTGGGTTCCCTCTATGGACTGACAATCCCCCTGCTTGCCAGTCATCTCTTCTGCTTTTATTTCGGCATCCTGGCCGATGACACACCGCCCGTTGGGCTGGCTGCCTTTGCTGCCGCGGCCATCGCCAGGACCGACCCGATAGCCACGGGGCTCCAGGGATTTCTCTACGACATCCGCACGGCCGTAATCCCCTTTTTCTTTATATTCAATCCCGATATTATTTTGCACGGCATAACGGACTGGCGCCAGGGGCTCCTTGTTTTTGTCATGACCTTGCTGGCTGCTTTCGCCTTTGCCGCGGTCGTACAGGGATGGTTCGTCACAAAAAATAAATGGCCTGAAATTCCGTTTCTTCTACTGGCGTCACTCATCCTGTTTCATCCCGGGATACTGCAGTCATGGCTTGGAATGGATTCATGGCACCGGTACTGGCTGTACCTCCCGGGCCTGGCTATACTGGCGCTTATTTTTACAGAACAAAAACTCCGGGCAGGAGAAAAAACATGAAAATCGAATTCACTCTGGACAAAGAGGATTTCCTCACCTACCAGCTCTTCACAGCTTCAAACTCAAAGACCGTTAAAATGCGGCGAATGCGAAGCTGGCTCATCATCCCCGTTCTCTATATCATCACCGGCATCCTTCTCTATTACGTGGATAACATTACATTACTCTACGCCTTTATCACCATAGCCCTGCTGTGGCTTGTCTTTTACCCCCTTTATTCCCGGGGCCTCTACCGGCGTCATTACGCGAAGCATATCGATGAACATTACAAAAACAGGCTGGGGCGAAGCGGCGTACTTAGTCTCGACAACGATGCGCTCTCCATAACCGATGAGGGAAGTGAAGGCCGGATAAAATACACAGAGATCGATGCGGTTACGGAAATCCCCGATTACTTCTTCGTGGGACTGAAAAGCGGTATGGCACTGATACTGCCGAAGGCTAAAATCGGGGAACCCGCTCTGTCACAGATAATTGAGACTATAATTCAAAAATCAGGCGCACCGAGAAATGAATTGCCTGATTGGAAATGGAAATAATCCGCAGCAACAAGGCCGTAAACTCAGTTCCATATCCTTTTTAATGCTCTTATATAAATCTGACTTCCCGTTATCGCTCATGACATTCTGCAGGCCGAACAATCAGTCGGCTTCATAAACGCTCAGGACTGATATTCATCACCTTCCACGAGTAGGATGTATAATGGGGAAACATGACTTTGATCTGCTCTATCAGACCAATTTCCGCATCAAGCGGCAGCGCCCGGGAAACGCCAATTGTGACCTCGATGCCCGATTTCCCGGCACGATTTTTTATCATGGCCCGGACCATCTTTTTTTTATCCGGAGATTCAAGGGCGTTCCAGCAGGGGTGTGCCAATGCGTCAACCTCCGTACAGAGCTTCCCATGGCTATCCCGCAAAAGTAAAATCCTCCGTTTGAGGAAAAGAATACACCCCGCGGCCGTATCAGGCCTGAGTTCCCGGCCCAAATCATAGGCCGGCACTTCCGGGCTGCGGCTCAGCCCCCGGACATGGTAGTCCAGGTGGACTTTCAGAGCACCGGGATCGAAACCGGTCACCATGATATCCGTACCTGGACTGAGTTCATCCGTTCCAAGTAAAACTTCGATGACCCGGTAGCGGGTGTCAGCATAGACATAGGGCTCTATGCCACGGGCCGGCAGGAATGTTCGTGATATCTTCCCGTCCGGTTCCTCCCGGGCCACAACTATCAACGACGACATCTCAATCATTTGCTGCAGATCAATTTTCCCAAAATGAACCTGTCCCATTAACACCCCCCGGGGAAAACCGGTATAGACGCCATATAGAAAGACGCAAGGCCTTTCAGTGGAACCTACACCTCCATGCCCTATTCTGACTGAGCATATAGCCCGCTACCGATGCTGTCAAACAGTATAGGGAAAACGATATATGGATTCATACCGGGTTTCAAGCGATGCCGAAATATTATTTTTTTCCTTGCATAAAAATCCATAATTGCTATTTACTTGCAATATAATGCTCTGGATGGCCGTTTTTCAATGAAAAATAAAATAATTACAACTCTGATATTGCTCATCATAATTGCCTTTTCGGGCTGCAAGACCGTATCCCTCGACGATCCCGGAAACAGGAACCTGACCTATGCCGTCCTGTCCGGCGATGTAGAAATGGCCCGCCAGTCGCTCATAGAAGGCGCCGATACCAGGGCACGGGGAAGCGACGGGAAAACCTTTCTTCATCTTGCCGCCATCGGCGGTAAAACAGACATGACGGAATTCCTCATAAAGATAGGCTGCGACCTGAACGCTCGCGATATTAATATGAACACGCCCCTGCACTATGCCATCATCAACAACCGCTTCGACGCGGCCAAAGTCCTCATCAGCCGGGGGGCCGATGTGAACGCCAGGAACAGTAAAGGAAAGACCCCCCTGCACCTGGCCGTGGTATCCCTGCCCAACATCTCTGAGGACACGCCCTCGGCCATGCCCAACGAAGGGGAAATCACCTCCACCTTCGGCGTACGACAGTCACCCTTCAGAACGGAATATGAATTCCACAGCGGGCTCGATATCGCCACCCTGGAAGGAAAACCCATCAAGGCCACGGCCAACGGCATCGTCGTCAAATCCTGCTGGATGGGCGGATACGGCAACACGGTCATCCTCAGGCACAAGTTCGGTTTTGACACCATGTATGGGCACTGCCGGGAACTGCGCGTGACCCGGGGCGCCAAGGTGAAAAAGGGAGATATTATCGCCACGGTAGGAATGACAGGAAACACCACGGGGAGCCACTGCCACTATGAAATCCGCTTCAATGATATTCCCGTCAACCCCTACCCGTACCTTCACAACGTGAAAATGAAAACGGGCAGCGTATCGGACATATACAGCATGACACGGATGCTGCTGGAGAAAAATGCCATTGTAAACAGCCGGGACGATGAAGGTGTCACGCCCCTCCACGACGTGGTGACCCGGGACCTGGAAACGGCGCGGCTCCTGATCCTCATAGGGGCCGATGTCAATGCCAGGGACAAAAAAGGCAGAACGCCGCTCCATCATGCGGCGTCGGGAAATTACAAGATTGCTGCCTTCCTTCTGGAGAAGGGGGCCGATCCCATGGCTAAAACAACGGCGGAATATTCAGTCATCAACGGCCAGCTCTTTCTTGAGGGGTCAACACCCATGGATGTGGCCGCACGTTTCGGCGCCGGCGATATCATCGCCCTTCTTGCGAAATCCCGCGTGAAAAAATAATGACCGGCCCTACAGCTGTTCCCATTCACCGTCGCCGGGAGGCGGCACCTCGCCGTAGTTATCCATGCTTGCTGCAATCTCCCGTATATAATTAATCGCAATGGAATAGTTTTCATCACCGATGGATATCTGCACATATTTATCCCTCTTGTTATAAAAGATATTATTGCGTATACGGGTGATATCCATGACCTTTCCTTCCCGCGGCTCCATGTGCAGGATATTGTCCATGCCGGATCATATCCTCTTTCCACGGTATTTTTTAATGGTTTAAAGAGAAACCCTTACGTCCATTATAGACTCTTGCCCGGCGGCAGTCAAGGGAGGGAAGATATTTTCTTAAACAAACCGACTTGACAGAGAGAGACCTCTTTTTACAGTACGCAGAATTATAGTTATTATTGCGGGCCCCGTTTCGCCATATCATGCACCGCAGAAAATTGTTTCTTGACAGGATGCTAAAAACATACAGTAAATAAAAATCATTGTACTGAATGTTATCAGAATTACAAGGTCCGGGGAATGGAAATCAGCACCTTCACAAAACTGAAAGAAAAAGAAAAAAACGCCCGCCGCAATATTATAATCGACGCGGCTGAAAAAGAGTTTGCTTCCAAGCCCTTTAACCGGGTAAACATGCGTGATATTGCCAAAAAAGCAGGAATATCACCGGCATCCATTTACCGCTACTTTCCCGATCAGCAGTCCCTCTTTGTTGAGGCCTTTGTGCGGGGGACAAAGGATATCTTCACCAGGCTCCACGAAATTGTCGACGGGTCCGACGACGGCGCCTTTGAAAAGGTCACGGAAGAATTCATCGATTATTTCACCAGGAATGACCAGTATTTCCGCATGATGATGCATTTTTTCCTCGACGGTTCCGTTGATACGGATGTATTCGATAAACTGACAGGACTGGAGAGAAAGCTTCTTCTGGATTTTGATGCAATTTTCGAAAAAATAAGGGCAAAGGGGAATATCCGCTTCAATTCCCACACTCTCTTTTCCACACTCGTAGGCATAGTGGCCACCTTCAGAAACCATCCCGGCAAAAACGAGGACGATATTCTAAAACATCGCCAGCGGATCGGCCGAAACATCACCAGACTTTTTCTCAATAATTCGGAAAAATAAACCGTCCGGTCATTTTTTTATTACAACTGCTTGACATTTAAAGCATTGTCGTGTAAGCAAGCGACAGGGATATTATGTCTCATCTCTTGACAAAAAATAGGATAAGATAAGACGATAAAATCTTCCTACACAAATTAAAATGTAAAATAATTTTATAAATTAACCGAAAAATTAAACAGGAAGAAAGAGAGCCGGATATTGCCATATACACACAGAATGCTTCAACTCGCTTGTCTTCGGTGATACATAAAAACATATATTTTCGGTTGTGACAGAACATGAATGGAAAAATAAAAGAATTTAACCGTCTATCCGACATAGAAAACACGAAACTGCTTATTGATATCACCAACTGTATCGAAAACGCTAAAAGCATAAAGGATTTCATCACCGATGCAAGAGCGGTTCTGCAGAATGCCGGCCTTCCCATTTTCAGCCTCTCCCTCACCATTGAAGAGCGGGGAACCCAATACCTCATGGTGAACGCCGATCTGGGCCGCCTGAGTACACCGGGCATGGCCCATAATGATGAACTCTCGGAACTTAATATAGTAAAAAAAATGCCCCTGGCGGAACTGAAAAAAAAACATAAGAATATCATCAATCCCCTCATGGGCGGCATCATCGTTAAAACGAAGAACATTCCGTGCAATGACGATATACTGCAGACCAGGAGCATCGATAAGAAAGACTTCTTCGAATACTTTCTCTCCATGAGCACTATCCTGCAGAGGCTCTACAGCAACCAGAATCTGGACCAGCTCATCGAACAGGATAACACCGACGAACTCATCATCTTCCCCGTTAAATCGGACAACCAGTTCGTGGGAACCCTTGATCTTCTGGTGCCCAGTTCGCGGCAGACCATGCTCCAGGACGAGATCCGTCTCATGACGCTCATCGCGCGGATCATCGGCAGCAGCTACCGCAATTTCCTGAACATTTACCGGGCCTCGACATCGGAATCAAAATTCAGGGCCATATTCGAATCCACACCGCTTCCCATTTATGTGGTGAACAGGAACTTACAGATAATCGAGGCCAACAGCCGCTTCAAGGCCTGGTATCCCGGCTTCAATGAAGGAGAAAACACCGTCTGCCGCGATATTATGCCCGATGAGTGCAAGTCCGACTTCTGTGAAACCTGTTCAGTCAAGGAAACCTTCGAGACCGGCAAGGCTATCGCCCGTGAAGTAAAAATCACCAGGGACAACGAGATATTCTATTACAAGCTGAAAACTTCTCCCATCATGTCTGATAACGGTGAAATAACCGCCGTCATGCAGACCATCGAGGACATCACAGAAAAGGCCATTGAAGACAAGCAGATAAAAAAACAGAACAAAAAACTCGAGCTGGAAGTTTCCCAGAAAATCGATATACTCAAGGAAAAAGAAAAAAATCTGCGGACGCTTGTCAACACCGTCCACGGCATTGAAGCCGAAAAAAACGGGGAAGAAAGCCTGGAAAAAATTATCCAGGGCTACATGGAACTGGGGGCCCGGGCCGCGGCCTTTGTCATAAATGACGGCGATATGATGAAGGTGGCCCGCATCTTTCCCGAAAGCAAAAAAATGAACCTCGACGATATTTTCCAGGGCGTCATGGAAGGATCGTGTTTCAGCCTGAAAAAAAATCCTGAAAATCCCTTCTGCGTATCCGTAGATATGGTCAATCCCATCTTCTTCATCGGCCAGGACGGCGTTTCCGATTTCTTCACTTCCTGCTTCCCCGATAAACAGAAAAAAAGCATCACCCGCGCTGCCGCTCTCTGCGACGGCCTGTCCATAATTATTTTCCCCCTGGAAGCCAAGGAAGGGGCTGAGGGCGCCATAGCCGTTCTCGCCGAACTGGACATCCTGGAAAATAATTTCGAATACTTTCAGCTCCTGTCCAATGCTGCAGCAGTAGAAATCAGCCACCGGAAGGGTGCCGCTTCTCTCGTGGAATCGGAGGAAAAATACCGGGCCATAATCGAATCCACACCGGACATGATAACCTTTTGCGACCATCACGGCAATATCCGTTTATGCAATAAATCATTCTATGAGAAAACCGGTTCCAGCGACGATGATCTGAGCAACCTGAACATCTATGACTTCTTCTCCAAAAAAGACGGTCCTACCGTGAAGAAAGCCGTTGATGCGGCCTATGAGGAGGGGACGGATTCCCGGTCCATGGAGATGGAGGTTACCGGCCTCAACGAAACCGTCATATGGACCGAAATAAGCATCAGCCGTCCGTCACCGGCATCAAAGGACATCCAGATAGTTCTGAAGGATATCAGTGACAAAAAAATACTGGAATCGAAAATTCGAACCATGTCCTCCATCCACGAACAGATAATACAGACCGATATGATCGGCATAGTCACCACGGACCTCAAGGGTTCCATAACAAAATGGAACACGGGAGCCACAAAAATACTGGGTTATGCGGAAAAAGAGGTGTTACACCGTAATATCCGCGATCTCATCGTTCCCGGCACAGGCGACCTGCTCAAGGGATTCGGGAAAATCAGGCCCGACCAGCCCGACCAGAAAAGCAGCGAGATAATGCTGAGAACAAAAAGCGGCGAGCCCGTCATGGTCATGTACGTAGAATCGGTCATGAAGGATGAGAAGGGAAATCCCGTTATTGTCGTGGCCTTCTTCTTTGATATATCGGAAAAGGTGAATCTGGAGGCCAAGTCGAATGAACTGATACATCAGCTGAACCAGGCGCAGCAGGTCACCATTCTCGCCCTGGCCAGACTGACGGAATACCGCGACTGGGAAACCGGTTCGCACCTGGAACGTATCATGAAATATACGGAACTGCTGGCCCACGAGCTGTCCTCCTACAATAATTTCAAGAACTACATCTCCGATGAATACATTATAGATCTGGTGAGCAGCTGTCCCCTTCACGATATCGGGAAGGTGGGAATACCGGACCAGATACTGCACAAGCCCGGCAAACTCACCGTCGATGAATTCGAAATAATGAAAAACCATACCATTATCGGCGGCGACACAATACACGAAGCGGAACAGAAAATCAAGAACAGGTCCTACCTGAACCTGGGCAAGGAAGTGGCCTACTACCACCATGAGAAGTGGGACGGCACCGGGTATCCCAAGGGTCTCAAACACGATGAAATACCCCTGTCTGCCCGCATCGTTGCCATCGCCGACGTCTATGACGCCCTGACGAGCAAGCGGCCTTACAAAGACGCCTTCAACCACGACACGGCCGCACAGATAATAAAGAAAAGCGCCGCTACGCACTTTGACGAAACCGTTGTACAGGCTTTTATCAACTGTGAAAACGATTTTATACAGTACAACAATATCGCCCGGGAATCTAAAAATACCGAAGCAAATTTCTCCCAGGAGATTGATATCAATAATTCCATCAATTGATGCTCCCGCAGACTATACCGGTATACCCTCCCGATTCACCATTAGTTTTAATAGTCAAATAGCGACTGTTTATTCACTAATTCCTTGACAAAAAATCTCCCCTGAATAGATTTATTAATTTTTTGAAAATGTATGATTCAGCGTTACTACCATGTCAACATAGGGACTAAGCACAGGACAGGCTCAATTCGACATCCCCCACTCCCTCCCCATGTTGCGACAAAATGGCGCATACAACATACTTAAAACTCAAAAAAGGGGAACCAACATGAAAACCCGCATACTTGCTGTCACCCTCATTCTTTCAATTCCCGGTACTGCCATGTCCATGCCCATGTCCCTGGTTAAGGCAATTAACAGCGCGGTGCTGCAGCAGACTGAAACGGATAAAGCTGCCGACAAGGATAAAAAAGAAGCGGAGAAAACCGGGACCACGTCCAATGAAACTTCCAAAAACGGATCGGTCGCTTCAAAC
This genomic interval carries:
- a CDS encoding C4-dicarboxylate ABC transporter substrate-binding protein produces the protein MILNRKLSALIISAVIILFTTTRCGKKSDIYHVAIGTGGVTGVYYPAGGAIARMVNKKTDRYKIRVTVESTSGSVYNINAVLSGDINFGIAQSDRLFQACRGFAEWEKAGPQRNIRSVFGLHHESITMVASEKSGIKKFYDIRGKIINLGNPGSGQLQNARDAMEAFGINESEIRAEYIKAVEAAGLLQDERIDAFFYTVGHPNGSLKEAAAGRVKVRIVDLSGKPLNALFKKYPFYTASVIPAEMYPGILNTEDIATFGVRALLICSAGTRTDAVYALVKEVFDNFDEFKKLHPAYAVLTREDMLKGMTAPFHEGAMKYYRETGLDRYIN
- a CDS encoding C4-dicarboxylate ABC transporter, with amino-acid sequence MFSRKTQTAEDILKEETGELRSLNRFEKTLTAAVALAWALFQLSLASWLILDSIKVRAIHLVFAMVLLYLSFPLFRRNKKLSFISTTRGIALLDYILAGLSIAAVLYIVLDWEGLVTRMGALSTRDIIFGSLLILLLLEASRRCIGPALPVIVIIFSLYAFFADAMPDFISSRPVSLKKYINQTALSSEGIYGIPLGVSASIVYLFVLLGAMMDRAGAGSFFTTLALSLLGRFKGGPAKAAVVSSGLTGMISGSSIANIVTTGTFTIPLMKKVGYPAKKAAAIEVAASIDGQLMPPIMGAAAFIIAEYVNVPYVEVVRAALIPALVSYAALFFITHLEASKLGMKGLPRHEIPSFRKTLKEGFHYLIPISWLIYELIVLRHSPELAAFRAILLLCVVILFQEIYQARRGNRSFHSALKKALASIGGGLISGSKNMVVVALATAAAGIIVGIVSLGLGSMITHIVEAISSGNVFILLFITAIASLILGMGLPTTATYIVMASLTAPIIVTLGSLYGLTIPLLASHLFCFYFGILADDTPPVGLAAFAAAAIARTDPIATGLQGFLYDIRTAVIPFFFIFNPDIILHGITDWRQGLLVFVMTLLAAFAFAAVVQGWFVTKNKWPEIPFLLLASLILFHPGILQSWLGMDSWHRYWLYLPGLAILALIFTEQKLRAGEKT
- a CDS encoding TetR/AcrR family transcriptional regulator encodes the protein MEISTFTKLKEKEKNARRNIIIDAAEKEFASKPFNRVNMRDIAKKAGISPASIYRYFPDQQSLFVEAFVRGTKDIFTRLHEIVDGSDDGAFEKVTEEFIDYFTRNDQYFRMMMHFFLDGSVDTDVFDKLTGLERKLLLDFDAIFEKIRAKGNIRFNSHTLFSTLVGIVATFRNHPGKNEDDILKHRQRIGRNITRLFLNNSEK